One Coccinella septempunctata chromosome 1, icCocSept1.1, whole genome shotgun sequence DNA window includes the following coding sequences:
- the LOC123308805 gene encoding uncharacterized protein LOC123308805, translating to MRTTDNSKMPLYDKEADPLHEACINGTLESVKKMVGSKKFPVDCEANCYPYITPLGLVTSKLYSFEINYHQESVLVSDYEEKIKFLLKKGANYEEWIKAYGFITNVAEVILREGNKNMFNLMVNYLRDINMQHGISTDTALHIAIERGFYKTTRKILSVNKADVNRRNNEYKETPLHRAVYWHRLKFINLLIEHGGNMKITDAQGRTPLHCACHCVHNKDSKKIIEKCMEYNSLYSRTTHMGYTPMHTLISRSKETTEEAAEVVELFLERGFDLETKDFRGCTPLYLSLKRDVEPMALLLLRHGAHLDITADYAIHFLLPHIVSTEELNEMSRTILKFIALEVSKGAAMHESLGEILRERKDASTYLKMCYQEIEILKSIKIENTFITYWKLLTRSIKQVGMYADNYYIAEAMRTFEISSYPIYGPDIHYKYAKGQRRLELMNACADSLNRMWEWKLPSVFVNMVIDRLTIPDMENIPISEEQLEFRPNRSTVDAIFIVRQLVQKSIEFNKPMSVCFVDFTKAFDRIRLSDVIRSLEKNNIDYKYQRIIKELYRGTRTRIKTKEGLSEVLQINAGIRQGDSLSPTLFNIIIDQIVEDVNRVNAGY from the exons ATGAGAACGacagataattcaaaaatgcctcTGTACGACAAGGAAGCTGATCCACTTCATGAAGCATGTATTAATGGCACGCTTGAATCAGTTAAGAAAATGGtgggttcaaaaaaatttcctgTTGACTGTGAGGCAAATTGCTACCCGTACATTACTCCTTTGGGTTTAGTCACGTCGAAATTATATTCTTTTGAGATTAATTACCACCAGGAGTCCGTACTTGTATctgattatgaagaaaaaatcaaatttctattgaaaaaaggtGCAAATTACGAGGAGTGGATAAAAGCGTACGGATTCATAACTAACGTGGCTGAAGTGATACTGAGAGAAGGAA ataaaaatatgtTCAATTTGATGGTGAATTACCTTAGAGACATCAACATGCAACACGGAATCTCGACAGATACAGCACTTCATATTGCTATCGAAAGAGGATTTTACAAGACAACGAGAAAAATATTGTCAGTGAATAAGGCCGATGTCAATAGACGCAACAACGAATACAAAGAAACCCCACTTCATCGTGCTGTATATTGGCACAGgttaaaattcataaatttactTATCGAGCATGGGGGAAACATGAAAATTACAGATGCGCAGGGGAGAACTCCTCTACATTGTGCTTGTCACTGTGTTCATAATAAAGACTCTAAAAAGATCATTGAGAAATGTATGGAATATAACTCTTTATATTCTAGAACCACCCATATGGGTTATACTCCTATGCACACATTAATCTCTCGGTCGAAAGAAACAACAGAGGAGGCTGCAGAAGTGGTGGAGCTTTTCCTAGAAAGAGGATTTGATTTGGAGACCAAGGATTTCCGCGGATGCACACCACTGTATCTAAGCTTGAAAAGAGACGTTGAGCCAATGGCTTTATTACTTCTAAGACACGGTGCTCATCTTGATATAACTGCAGACTAtgctattcattttctcttaccTCATATTGTAAGCACGGAAGAATTGAACGAAATGAGCAGGACTATCCTAAAATTTATTGCCTTGGAAGTTTCAAAGGGGGCTGCAATGCACGAAAGTCTAGGGGAGATCTTGAGAGAACGAAAGGACGCAAGCACTTACTTGAAAATGTGTTATCAAGAAATTGAGATCCTCAAATCTATCAAAATTGAGAATACATTCATCACTTATTGGAAACTTCTGACTAGAAGTATAAAACAAGTAGGAATGTACGCCGATAACTATTATATCGCTGAAGCAATGAGGACATTCGAAATAAGCTCATATCCAATTTATGGCCCAGACATTCATTACAAGTATGCGAAAGGACAAAGGAGGTTGGAATTGATGAATGCATGTGCAGACAGTTTGAACAGAATGTGGGAATGGAAATTACCATCAGTTTTCGTGAATATGGTAATTGATCGTCTCACAATTCCTGATATGGAGAAT ATACCAATATCCGAAGAACAACTAGAATTCAGGCCTAATAGATCAACTGTGGACGCAATATTCATAGTTCGTCAGTTAGTGCAAAAGTCGATAGAGTTCAATAAACCCATGTCTGTCTGTTTTGTGGACTTCACCAAAGCATTTGATAGGATACGCCTAAGCGACGTAATAAGGAGTCTTGAGAAAAACAACATAGACTATAAGTACCAAAGAATCATTAAAGAACTTTATAGAGGAACCAGAACAAGAATTAAAACTAAGGAAGGACTCTCTGAAGTACTTCAAATCAATGCTGGTATTCGACAGGGAGACAGTCTCAGCCCAACTCTATTCAACATCATAATAGACCAAATTGTAGAGGATGTCAACAGAGTCAATGCAGGATACTGA
- the LOC123308916 gene encoding uncharacterized protein LOC123308916, with protein MGDRSLKVLFYADDGVVVAGNEDAVQCLLYKMKISAEKFNMSISINKTQSMVISKNPIRCKLAVDSGIIQQVSRFNYLETNISCERNLLEEARTQSIKASRVSGYLRDIVWRNKAMSSQSKTRIYKTCVRPILTYASETRAETSKTKSIMRTTEMKILRTIKGVTLRDRIRSDIRAELGVQDVVRWVRTRKRFSRDLVERMPEDRWAKWAKNQKPNKRRPVGKPPKRWYVRELEFSIGGRSQKRAKCTGLNRTWSY; from the coding sequence ATGGGTGACCGATCCCTAAAGGTGTTGTTTTACGCAGACGATGGTGTTGTCGTAGCAGGAAATGAAGATGCCGTGCAATGTCTATTATATAAGATGAAAATATCcgctgaaaaatttaatatgagCATTTCCATCAACAAGACACAATCAATGGTCATCTCTAAAAATCCTATTAGATGCAAATTGGCAGTCGATAGTGGAATAATACAGCAGGTATCAAGATTCAATTACCTGGAAACAAATATATCGTGTGAAAGAAACCTATTAGAAGAGGCACGAACACAATCGATAAAGGCATCGAGAGTCAGCGGCTATCTGAGAGATATAGTGTGGAGGAACAAAGCGATGAGTTCACAGAGCAAGACCAGAATCTACAAAACGTGTGTAAGACCTATTCTCACGTAtgcctcagaaactagagccgaAACATCGAAAACAAAAAGCATAATGAGAACCACAGAGATGAAAATATTGCGAACCATCAAGGGAGTCACTCTAAGGGACCGAATAAGAAGTGACATAAGAGCAGAATTGGGCGTACAGGATGTGGTGAGATGGGTCAGGACACGAAAACGGTTCTCGAGGGATCTCGTAGAAAGAATGCCAGAAGACAGATGGGCAAAGTGGGCTAAAAATCAGAAACCGAACAAACGCAGACCTGTAGGAAAACCACCAAAAAGGTGGTACGTACGAGAGCTGGAGTTCAGTATCGGAGGAAGATCCCAGAAGAGGGCCAAATGTACAGGATTGAACAGGACTTGGTCCTATtga